A portion of the Staphylococcus felis genome contains these proteins:
- a CDS encoding DMT family transporter, with translation MNSKVKGIIAILISAVGFSFMAVFFRLAGDLPVFQKSLARNLVAMFIPLFFIIKYKQPFLGKLSSQPLLMLRSTLGLLGVLLNIYAIDHMVLSDADILMKLNPFWTILLSLFFLKEYIKKYQITAMLIAIVGMLFIVKPEFSSDVVPAVVGLLAGVFAAAAYTAVRALSTREAPYTIVFYFSFFSVVALLPFVIFTYQPMSKLQMLYLVLAGLSAAVGQIGITIAYRLAPAKDISIFTYASIIFTAIIGFILFGESPDFYASIGYIIILGASYYMFQKARQPQQQNKY, from the coding sequence ATGAATTCAAAAGTGAAAGGCATTATCGCTATCTTAATTTCTGCTGTTGGCTTTAGTTTTATGGCAGTTTTTTTTCGTTTAGCTGGAGATTTACCTGTCTTCCAAAAGTCGCTAGCGCGAAATTTAGTAGCGATGTTTATACCCTTATTTTTTATCATAAAGTATAAACAACCCTTTTTGGGAAAATTAAGTAGTCAACCTTTACTAATGTTACGTTCGACACTGGGTCTACTAGGTGTTTTACTTAACATTTATGCTATCGATCATATGGTTTTAAGTGATGCTGACATTTTGATGAAGTTAAATCCTTTTTGGACAATACTTTTAAGTTTATTTTTTTTAAAAGAGTATATTAAAAAATATCAAATTACAGCAATGCTAATTGCAATTGTTGGGATGTTGTTTATCGTTAAACCTGAATTTTCTTCAGATGTTGTACCTGCTGTTGTTGGATTATTAGCTGGTGTTTTTGCAGCTGCTGCATATACTGCAGTACGCGCCTTAAGTACGAGAGAAGCACCCTATACAATTGTATTTTATTTTTCCTTTTTCTCAGTTGTCGCTTTACTACCATTCGTAATATTTACGTATCAGCCAATGAGTAAACTACAAATGCTATATCTTGTGCTAGCTGGATTGTCTGCTGCTGTCGGTCAAATTGGCATTACTATCGCATACCGTCTTGCCCCTGCTAAAGATATCTCAATTTTTACGTATGCATCTATCATTTTCACCGCAATTATCGGCTTTATATTATTTGGTGAATCTCCTGATTTTTATGCATCAATTGGTTATATTATTATTTTGGGCGCTAGCTACTACATGTTCCAAAAAGCAAGACAACCACAACAACAAAATAAATACTGA